Proteins from one Nerophis lumbriciformis linkage group LG08, RoL_Nlum_v2.1, whole genome shotgun sequence genomic window:
- the LOC133611250 gene encoding transmembrane protein 151B-like, with amino-acid sequence MSPPASAASESSATTVFEEDAREEQKPHKQSLSKSLCRESFWKCLLLSILMYGCMGAMVWCHVTEVTRLTFDSAFKGKSMMYHDSPCSDGYIYIPLALLGMLYLVYLVECWHCHAKNELQHKVDVEGIYERIQRMQQAKPCIWWKAISYHYVRRTRQVTRYRNGDAYTSTQVYHERVNTHVAEAEFDYGHCGVKDVSKQLLNLEKSALTKMRFTKCFSFANVESENSYLTQRARFFTDNEGLDDYMEAREGMHLKNIELKEYIMALSDPDQHPWYLSHYVFWFASFLTFSWPLRVFTEYRTAYVHYRVEKLFGHDYIPVTPCDDRPYWRRIPRVNTIDSTELEWHIRSNQQLVPSYSEAGLMDLAQCPSNFSGIRQNCERCHRAISCSSVFSRSALSVCTGASSRIPFSGSRFSLARRYGSQRSCFWRSGSLDDQESPSENTRCLSERLTTDDEEPPDYDNALCYPVLIVHCSENCHNHRSFHRNGSCVETSL; translated from the exons ATGTCCCCTCCGGCGTCGGCTGCCAGTGAAAGCAGCGCCACGACTGTGTTTGAAGAGGACGCCAGAGAGGAG CAAAAACCTCATAAGCAATCGCTGAGCAAGTCGTTGTGTCGGGAGAGTTTCTGGAAATGTCTTCTCCTGTCTATTCTCATGTACGGCTGCATGGGGGCGATGGTTTGGTGTCACGTCACAGAGGTGACCCGCCTCACATTTGACAGCGCATTCAAAGGGAAATCCATGATGTACCATGACAGCCCCTGCTCTGATGGCTACATATACATCCCTCTGGCTCTGCTGGGCATGCTCTACCTGGTCTACCTGGTGGAGTGCTGGCACTGTCACGCCAAGAACGAGCTGCAACACAAAGTAGACGTGGAGGGCATTTATGAGCGAATCCAGAGAATGCAGCAAGCTAAGCCGTGCATCTGGTGGAAGGCCATCAGCTACCACTACGTGCGTCGCACACGGCAAGTCACACGTTATCGCAATGGGGACGCATACACCAGCACCCAGGTTTACCACGAGCGAGTCAACACTCATGTGGCCGAAGCTGAATTTGACTATGGTCACTGCGGCGTGAAAGATGTCTCCAAACAACTCCTCAATTTAGAAAAGTCTGCCCTCACAAAGATGCGCTTCACCAAGTGTTTTAGCTTTGCCAACGTTGAGTCTGAAAATTCCTACCTTACACAACGTGCCAGGTTTTTTACGGACAATGAGGGCCTTGATGACTACATGGAGGCCAGGGAGGGCATGCACCTGAAAAACATTGAGTTGAAGGAATATATCATGGCTCTGTCTGACCCAGACCAACACCCCTGGTATCTGTCCCATTACGTCTTTTGGTTTGCCTCGTTCCTCACCTTCTCATGGCCTCTACGGGTCTTCACGGAGTATCGCACCGCATACGTCCACTATCGTGTTGAAAAACTGTTTGGACATGATTACATCCCAGTGACGCCATGTGATGATCGCCCGTATTGGAGACGCATCCCTCGTGTAAACACCATCGACAGCACAGAGTTGGAGTGGCACATTCGGTCCAATCAGCAGTTGGTGCCCAGTTACTCAGAGGCAGGCCTCATGGACCTAGCCCAATGCCCCTCCAACTTCAGCGGCATTCGGCAGAACTGTGAGCGATGCCACAGAGCCATCAGTTGCTCTTCAGTGTTCTCCAGAAGCGCCCTCAGCGTCTGTACAGGAGCCAGCTCCCGAATCCCCTTCAGTGGCAGCAGATTCTCCCTGGCTCGGCGCTACGGATCACAACGGAGCTGCTTTTGGAGAAGCGGCAGTTTGGACGATCAGGAGAGTCCCAGTGAAAACACCCGCTGTCTTTCAGAGCGCCTCACCACAGACGATGAAGAACCTCCAGACTATGACAACGCACTCTGCTACCCGGTGCTCATCGTCCACTGCAGTGAGAATTGCCACAATCACAGGTCTTTCCACAGAAACGGCTCCTGTGTGGAGACTTCTCTATGA